The genomic stretch CACGCACCATGTCCAAACCGACGCGGTCTGATGATTCGAATAACACACCGAACGTGGCACCGCAGAGCGAAGCAATCGCTTCAGCTAATGTATAAATTTCAGCATAGCGTGGATGATATTGGGCAATATTACCCAAGAATAATGCACTCTTTGGATTGATTAAATCTAATTCTTTACCGTGACCGGCTAAGCTCTCAGCAATCGCCTGGCTGTTCTCACGCACGACGACGCCTTCTAACAAATCGCTAATCGATTTAGGCAAGCAAAGAGATAGACGTTGTAAGCCAGACATGGCTTTTAGAATCTGTGCCAACACATTGACGATATCGTTCGGTGAACAAATCGCTTGATGACTCACCTTAATCAGCTGATCGTCATTCATCGGGTTCACCATGGACAACTCTGCACCGTCAGCAACTGCGCGACGAATACGTTGTGTCAGGAGTGGATGTTCATTACGTAGATTGCTACCCACCACTAATATACGATCCATTTTTTGAACGTCGGCAATATTACATCCCATCCAAGGCGTGCCATGAAAGCGGCCATCTAAACGGAAATCACTACGACGTAAACGGTGATCGATATTGCCACATGAGAGCGCGCGTGCGATTTTCTTCGCTAAGAAACCCTCTTCCATCGTGGCATTAGGTGAAACTAAGAAGCCTAAACCAGCAGGATCTTCCTCTACCGTCTCATTAATTTGACGGGCAGCATACTCGAGTGCTGACTTCCAGTCTGTCTCATGCCATTCGCCATGATGCTTAATCATCGGCTTGGTCAAGCGCTCTGGACTATTTAAACCATCGTATGAAAAGCGATCGCGGTCAGATAACCAACACTCGTTAATGCTTTCTTTTTCACGCGGCACAATGCGCATCACGCGATCATTTTTGACGTGCACTTCAACGTGGGAGCCCAAGCCGTCATGGGCTGCGATGGTTGGACGACGTGTTAATTCCCAGCTACGTGCTGAGTAACGGAATGGCTTGCTGGTTAATGCACCTACTGGACACAAATCAATGATATTGCCTGAAAGCTCAGAATCAACGCTCTTATCGACATAAGCCGTAATCTCAGCATGTTCGCCACGACCAACTAGGCCAAGCTCTTGCATGCCGCCCACTTCTTTCAAGAAGCGAACACAGCGCGTACATTGAATACAACGGGTCATATCGGTGCTGACAAGCGGGCCGATGTTTTTATTGAACACCACACGTTTTTCTTCCGTGTAGCGTGAACCGCTTCCACCATAAGCAACGGCGACATCCTGCAAATCACACTCACCACCTTGATCGCAAATTGGGCAATCTAAAGGATGGTTAATCAGTAAAAATTCCATCACGCTTTTTTGTGCTTCAATCGCTGATTTCGAGCGTGTGAAAATCTTCATACCATCGGCAACTGGCGTTGCACAGGCCGGTAATGGTTTGTTAAATTTCTCAACTTGCACCAAGCACATACGGCAGTTGGCGGCCACAGACAATTTCTTATGGTAGCAAAAACGAGGAATTGCAACGCCAAGCTGGTCAGCCGCGTCGATAATCGTCGTGCCGTTTTCGACTTCGACTTGTTTGCCGTCTATTTCAATCTTCAACATATTATTTGCCTGTCACCATGGATTTGCCATGCTGAATGTAATATTCAAATTCTGGTCTGAAATGCTTAATAAAACTGAGGACTGGCGTTGCCGCTGCCTCGCCAAGCGCACAAATTGTGCGGCCTGAAATGTTGTTACTAATATCTGTCAACAAGTCCAAGTCTTCCATCTTGCCTTCGCCATCCACGATGCGTTTAATCACGCGATATACCCAACCTGTCCCTTCACGGCATGGCGTACATTGGCCACATGACTCTTCATAAAAGAAGTAAGACAAACGCTTGAGGGTGGTCACCATACAAGTCGTGTCATCCATCACAATCATCGAGCCCGCACCCAAGCTAGAGCCAGCTTTTGATAGCCCTTCATAATCCATGGTTGCACCTAGAATCGCTGATGCCGGCATCACCGCGGTTGATGGGCCGCCAGGAATCACCGCTTTAAGCGTACGACCCTTCCAAATCCCGCCCGCCATTTCGAGCAAATCAATAAACGGCGTGCCCATTTTAACTTCATAGTTACCTGGCTTTTCTACATGGCCTGACACTGAGAACAGCTTGGTCCCACCTGAGTTAGAAACGCCTAGGTCTTGAAACGCTTGACCGCCGTGTTGCAAAATCCATGGGATCGAAGCATAAGACTCAGTGTTATTCACATTGGTTGGCTTACCAAAGACCCCGTAACTCGCTGGGAATGGTGGCTTAAAGCGTGGTTGGCCTTTTTTGCCTTCGATAGATTCAATCAGTGCGGTTTCTTCACCGCAAATGTAAGCACCGTAACCATGCACGGCATAAAGATCGAAACAGAAGTTAGTACCAAATAGGTTTTCACCCAAATAACCCGCTTTTCTTGCTTCATCTAATGCTTCTTCAAAAATCTCGTAGTCTTCCCAAATCTCACCGTGGATGTAGTTATATCCAACGCGCGCACCCAAGGTATAAGCGGCAATCGCCATGCCTTCAATCAGTTGATGTGGGTTATAGCGAATAATATCGCGATCTTTAAAGGTGCCTGGCTCGCCTTCGTCGGTGTTACATACGAGGTACTTAGTACCATCGAAGTAACGTGGCATAAAGCTCCACTTAAGACCGGTTGGGAAGCCTGCGCCACCACGGCCACGCAAGCCTGAAGTTTTCACTTCAGTAATAATGTCAGTCGCTTTTACTTTGTCCGTGACAATACGCTTGAATTGCGCGTAGCCACCGAGCTTTTCGTAATTTTTTAGACTACCAGGGTTAGCATCACTAGACGCAGACAAGGTGCGCAATGTCACCAAGGTTTGTTTATTCAAATCGCTAACAATAGGGGCTTTATGTAATGACATTACTTCAACTCCCCGAGAATTTCATCGACTTTAGCTGGCGTTAAAAACTCATGCATTTTTGTGTTGTTGACATGCATCAATGGTGCACCACCACAACAGCCCATGCATTCACCCTCTTTTAAGCAAAACTGACCATCTGGTGTGACTTCATTGAAACCAACACCTAGCTTGGTTTGAAGGTGGTCCACAATTTCGTCAGAGCCGCGCAACATGCATGAAATGTTGGTACAAATGGTGATTTTGTATTTACCCACTGGCTGCAAGTCGTACATGTTGTAAAAGGTTGCGACTTCTAAAGCTGCAATGGCTGGAATACCCAAATACTCAGCCACATACGCAATGGTTTCTTTAGAGAGCCAACCTTTTTCAGCCTGTGCAATACGCAATGCAGACATCACTGCGCCTTGGCGGTTTTCTTTTGGATACTTAGTTAATTCGTATTCGATCTTATCGAGAGACACTTGAGACAACATTATCGATCAATCTCCCCAAACACAATATCTTGCGTACCAATGATGGCCACCAAATCGGCAATCATATGGCCCTTTGTCATTTCATCTAAAGCCGCCAAATGTGGGAAGCCAGGCGCACGAATTTTTAAGCGATAAGGTTTATTCGCGCCATCCGAAATCATATAAATACCGAACTCACCCTTAGGATGCTCAACAGCAGCATAAGCCTCACCTACTGGCACGTGAAAACCTTCTGTGAACAATTTGAAATGGTGAATCAAATCTTCCATGTTCGTTTTCATGCCCTCGCGATCCGGCGGCGCCACTTTGTTGTCGCTGCTAATCACTGGACCAGGATTTTTACGCAACCATTCAACACACTGTTTGATGATGCGATTCGATTGTCTAAACTCTTCAATACGAACGAGGTAGCGATCATAGCAATCGCCATTCACGCCAACAGGAATATCGAAGTCAAGCTTGTCATAAACTTCATATGGTTGTTTTTTACGTAAGTCCCAAGCAATGCCAGAGCCACGCAACATTGGGCCTGTCATACCAAGCGCTAATGCACGCTCCGGCGTCACAACACCAACCCCTACCGTACGCTGTTTCCAAATGCGATTATTAGTGAGTAGCGTTTCATATTCATCCACATAGCCTGGAAAGCGGTTTGCGAAATCTTCAATAAAATCAAGCACTGAACCCTGACGGTTGTCATTGAGCTTGTGGATTTCTTTTTTGCTACGGAATTTAGTTTCCAAATGCTGCGGCATGCGTTCTGGCAAATCACGATAAACGCCACCCGGACGATAATATGCGGCATGCATACGTGCGCCAGAAACCGCTTCATAAACGTCAAACAAATCTTCACGCTCACGGAAGGCATACAAGAACACACTCATTGCACCGACATCTAGGGCATGCGCACCCAACCAGAGCAGGTGATTCAAAATACGGGTGATCTCATCAAACATCACGCGAATATATTGCGCACGAAATGGCACATCAATCGCCATCATCTTCTCGATGGCCATGACATAGGCATGCTCATTCGCCATCATGGATACATAATCAAGGCGATCCATGTAAGGAACAGATTGCAAGTAAGTACGGTTTTCCGCTAACTTTTCTGTGCCACGGTGGAGTAAGCCAATGTGCGGGTCAGCACGCTGAATCACTTCGCCATCAAGCTCAAGCACTAAACGTAACACCCCGTGCGCCGCAGGATGCTGCGGACCGAAGTTCATGGTGTAATTTCTTATTTCTGCCATAGCAAACTTTCATTCATTTTGCGATTTGTCTTCGAGTGAAGACAAGGCGAAGGAGTGATGACAGTACAAACAGTACGTCGAGCGACGACAACGCCGTAATCACTTGAAGACAAATTGCAATTAGCCATTATGGAAGCCCTCGTCGCGTATAACTCGCGGCACATTATTACGCAATTCGATGGAAACAGGCTGATACACCACACGCTGCTGTTCTGGATCGTAACGCATCTCGACGTTACCAATCATTGGGAAATCTTTTCTGAACGGATGACCGACAAAACCATAGTCAGTCAGCAATCGACGCAAATCTGGGTGGCCTTCATACATGATACCGAACAGGTCGAATGACTCACGCTCAAACCAATTGGCAACTGGATAAAGCTCAACTAATGTTGGAAACACTGGGAAGTCATCTTCCGTCGCAAACACTCTTAAGCGGATTCGATGATTAAGCGTCACAGAAAGCAAATGGTAAACCGTGGCAAAACGCAAACCCTCCCAAGTGCCATCCGCATAATCTTGGTAATCTACGCCGCATAAATCGATTAATTGTTCAAACTTGAGCGTCTTGTGATCACGTAATTTTTTAGTGACTTTAATCAAGTCAGCCGCAGCACACTCAATGGTTAACTCATTGAGTGCCAATGTTAATTTGGTGATTTGATCACCAAGGACTGTTTCGATGTTTTCTTTGAGGGTCTCTAATCGCGTCATCTTCTTTTACCTTAGCGAGCGATCGTGTTGGTGCGTTTGATCTTGTTTTGCAGCTGAATAATGCCGTAGAGCAAAGCTTCTGCTGTTGGAGGGCATCCTGGCACATACACATCAACTGGCACGATGCGGTCACAACCTCGCACCACAGCATAGGAATAGTGATAATAACCACCACCATTGGCGCATGAGCCCATTGAGATCACCCAACGCGGCTCTGCCATTTGGTCATACACCTTACGAAGCGCGGGTGCCATTTTATTCACAAGCGTACCAGCCACAATCATCACATCAGACTGACGTGGACTCGGGCGGAACACAATACCGAAGCGGTCTAAATCGTAACGGGCAGCACCCGCATGCATCATCTCAACCGCGCAACATGCCAACCCGAACGTCATTGGCCACATTGAACCTGTTCTTGTGTAGTTAATCACCGTGTCTAGCGTCGTGGTGACAAAACCTTTTTCTAAAATACCTTCGATGCTCATTTGAGTACTTTCATCTCAAGCAGACTTATTGTTATTCCCATTCCAGCGCGCCCTTCATCCATTCATAGATGAAACCAACGACTAACACACCAAGGAACACCATCATGGCCAAGAAGCCAAACAATCCAATTTCTTTGAGCACAACCGCCCAAGGAAATAAGAATGCGATTTCCAAATCAAACAAAATAAACAAAATAGCGACGAGGTAATAACGCACGTCAAACTTCATGCGAGCATCTTCAAATGCTTCAAAACCACACTCATAAGGGGAATTTTTTGCTGCGTCCGGGCGGTTTGGAGAAACAAGCTTTCCAAGGACAAGTGGTCCAACACCAACGGCTAAGCCAACCAACACAAAAAGAAGAATAGGAAAATAATTTTCCAGCACGTTAAAACTCCGGTTTCACTGCGATTGATGATTGCTTAATGCAATCATTGAAGTTTTTTAACCTCAAAAAATTGCAACAATTGTAACCCAAGCTTGGGGCCTCTGGCAAAGCCATTTCGCGTCTTGGCAAAGATTTTAATGCAATTAATGGTAAGCCTTTGTCATGACAATATAATGCATAAAATCGTTCAATCAATGCACTCAAAACCAAAATAAGCACAACACTTGAAAATATCGAACTTAGATAGCGTGCTACAAGATACCAAATACAAGATACCAAATATAAGATCTGAAACTGAAAGCTTCAAACTCATTTAAAAGTTTAGGACAGAGTCAGAGAATGAATATGGCTAGAGATGCTAAGGAATGAAGAACACCTCGATGACTTGAAGTAAAATTAAGCAATTGAATTTAAAATCGACTCTTCAAACTCAGCAATAGGTAAAGGCTTACCAAACAAATACCCTTGGAAACGCTGACAACCACTATCTAGTAAAATTTGTTTTTGGTTTTCTGTTTCCACCCCTTCGGCAATCACTTTTAAATCTAAGTTTTGCGTCATTGAGATAATGGTCCGAACAATCTGTTTGTCATTTTCGTTGTATTCAATCTCACGCACAAATGATTGGTCAATCTTGAGCTGTTCAAGCGGAAGCCGCTTAAGGTATTGCAAAGAAGAATACCCCGTTCCAAAATCATCTAGTTCAAATTGTATGCCTATGCCTTTTAAGGCCGTCATGCTTGAAATCAAGGACTCGATGTTTTTACTAAATGCAGTTTCAGTCAACTCAAGCTTGAGCAAGGCAGGATGAATACCATACTGCTTAACAATATGTTTTATGTGCGTGACAAAGTCATCTTGATGGAATTGTTTACTACTAATATTGACGGCTAAGGTAAGGCTACGCATTTTCGGGATCGCTTCCCAAGCTTTTAATTGCTCGCATGCAGCTTCTAACACCCATTGACCTATCGGCACAATCAAGCCAGTTTCTTCCGCCATTTCAATAAAGTAACCTGGCGAGACCAAACCTAGCTCTGGATGGTTCCAGCGAATGAGGGCTTCAGCACCAAATGGCTTTTGCTTGTCATCTACCTGCACTTGATAAAACAACTCAAACTGCCCTAACGCAATCGCTGTGGTTAGTTCACGCTCAAGTTTCACGTAACGAGTAATATCATCCTGCATCCTATTCTCGAAGAAGCAAACTGTATTTCGACCTTTTGCTTTGGCCTGATACATGGCAATATCTGCCTGCTTTAGCACCATATCAATAGAAGTTTCATCCCCATTAAATAAGGTCACGCCCATGCTCGCTGTGATTCTATAACTATGCTCATTAAGCAAAAACGCTGTATCAAATAAGCCAATCATCTTATCTGCAAGCTCTTTAGCTCGCTTAGCGCACTCAATTTCGTTATCACTTAAATTGGCTAAAAAAATAAAAAACTCATCACCACTCAGCCGCGCCACGGTATCCGTTTTTCTAACACTCAGCATTAAGCGCGCAGCCACCTGCTGAAGTAATAAATCACCCACCATATGCCCAAGGGTGTCATTGAGATTTTTAAAATGGTCTAAATCAATAAAGAGCAGAGCGCCTCTTCGAACATCTCGATTATTAGCCACCAACTCGTGACCAAGCCGATCAAGAAATAAACGGCGATTAGGCAACTGCGTTAGAGGGTCATAAAAAGCAAGATTAGAGATCTTATCTGCTGCCGCTTTACCTTTAGAAATATCTGTCAACGTGGAAACGTAATTAGCAACATGGCCTGCAGCATGGTAAACCACAGCAATGCTCAGGTACTGAGGATAAATTTCACCATTTTTGCGGCGATTCCAAATTTCCCCTTCCCATCTCCCCTCGTTGTTCAAGCTCTGCCACATGCGAGCATAAAAAACTTTGTCGTGCTTACCAGAGCTAAGCAATTTAGGCGTCATCCCAATGGCTTCTTCTGCGCTATAGCCAGTAATTTCTGTAAAAGCTTTATTCACACGCACGATATTGAGACTAGCATCAACAATCGCCATCCCCTCTTGCGAATTAAAAATGGACGCAATAACGCCAAGTTCTTTATTTTCATGGGCTAATGCTGCATTTTGTGCAAGAAGTAGCTTATTGGCGGAGACTAGCTCGTCCACTAAGTTTTCCGTCTCAAGCTTGTTTTTATTTAATACGTCCAATTCTAAAACCCTAATATTCACGATAGATTTCTAATAGCTTGAATAAAAGTACTTAATTACTCAAGAACACTCAAAATTGTCATAATTCTGACATTTTTTTATGAAATTAAATTATACCTTAAGATCGATCTTGAGAATTAGTATTGAACAATCACCATAAATGACAACTAATGAGGACGGATTACGCGATGTAAAAGTATTTAGTGAGAAAAAATGAAAGAGGTGTTAAGGACAAAATTAAGTGGCCTTTAGGGGATATTATTGTTTAGTCAAGTTGGGCTTATCTTAATAAATGACCGGTTTTTCAGAAATCAAACACCAAATGATAATCATCATAGCCATTCAAATTAGTTGATTGCCAACGCCAAGCATCACTGCACATGGCATCCACGCCTAACTCTGCACGCCAGCCTAATTCCTCAGCAGCTAGGGCTGGGTCCGCATAACAGCATGCAATATCGCCTTGGCGACGATCGACAATCTGATAAGGAATTTCAATGCCGCTTGCGGTCTGGAATGCATTTACCATGTCTAGCACACTCAATCCCTTGCCAGTGCCTAGATTAACGGTCAACAAACCCGGTGTTTTTGAAAGATAATCCAACGCAGCTACATGCCCTTTGGCTAAATCAACTACATGAATATAATCGCGAACGCCAGTG from Candidatus Methylopumilus turicensis encodes the following:
- the nuoG gene encoding NADH-quinone oxidoreductase subunit NuoG is translated as MLKIEIDGKQVEVENGTTIIDAADQLGVAIPRFCYHKKLSVAANCRMCLVQVEKFNKPLPACATPVADGMKIFTRSKSAIEAQKSVMEFLLINHPLDCPICDQGGECDLQDVAVAYGGSGSRYTEEKRVVFNKNIGPLVSTDMTRCIQCTRCVRFLKEVGGMQELGLVGRGEHAEITAYVDKSVDSELSGNIIDLCPVGALTSKPFRYSARSWELTRRPTIAAHDGLGSHVEVHVKNDRVMRIVPREKESINECWLSDRDRFSYDGLNSPERLTKPMIKHHGEWHETDWKSALEYAARQINETVEEDPAGLGFLVSPNATMEEGFLAKKIARALSCGNIDHRLRRSDFRLDGRFHGTPWMGCNIADVQKMDRILVVGSNLRNEHPLLTQRIRRAVADGAELSMVNPMNDDQLIKVSHQAICSPNDIVNVLAQILKAMSGLQRLSLCLPKSISDLLEGVVVRENSQAIAESLAGHGKELDLINPKSALFLGNIAQYHPRYAEIYTLAEAIASLCGATFGVLFESSDRVGLDMVRVIPGQGGLNARTMLEQPRKTYVLLNVEPEFDCANPAVANAAMEKAECVIALTAYKSSALENADVLLPIAPFTETSGTRMSMEGRVQSFAAAVKPLGECRPAWKVLRVLANTLDLDGFNFESSEQVKTEVFGGEKPSTVVWNRLNNNLRILFDVKVQEKTNVLQRLGEVPQYLMDSVVRRSGPLNKTKQVAEPVAGMNAKLMAELGVQEGDLVVVKQGIGSAKLKVKLDAGLAKGTVRVPTGYDLTSSLGELMGEIEVAKA
- the nuoF gene encoding NADH-quinone oxidoreductase subunit NuoF, whose protein sequence is MSLHKAPIVSDLNKQTLVTLRTLSASSDANPGSLKNYEKLGGYAQFKRIVTDKVKATDIITEVKTSGLRGRGGAGFPTGLKWSFMPRYFDGTKYLVCNTDEGEPGTFKDRDIIRYNPHQLIEGMAIAAYTLGARVGYNYIHGEIWEDYEIFEEALDEARKAGYLGENLFGTNFCFDLYAVHGYGAYICGEETALIESIEGKKGQPRFKPPFPASYGVFGKPTNVNNTESYASIPWILQHGGQAFQDLGVSNSGGTKLFSVSGHVEKPGNYEVKMGTPFIDLLEMAGGIWKGRTLKAVIPGGPSTAVMPASAILGATMDYEGLSKAGSSLGAGSMIVMDDTTCMVTTLKRLSYFFYEESCGQCTPCREGTGWVYRVIKRIVDGEGKMEDLDLLTDISNNISGRTICALGEAAATPVLSFIKHFRPEFEYYIQHGKSMVTGK
- the nuoE gene encoding NADH-quinone oxidoreductase subunit NuoE; protein product: MLSQVSLDKIEYELTKYPKENRQGAVMSALRIAQAEKGWLSKETIAYVAEYLGIPAIAALEVATFYNMYDLQPVGKYKITICTNISCMLRGSDEIVDHLQTKLGVGFNEVTPDGQFCLKEGECMGCCGGAPLMHVNNTKMHEFLTPAKVDEILGELK
- a CDS encoding NADH-quinone oxidoreductase subunit D, whose protein sequence is MAEIRNYTMNFGPQHPAAHGVLRLVLELDGEVIQRADPHIGLLHRGTEKLAENRTYLQSVPYMDRLDYVSMMANEHAYVMAIEKMMAIDVPFRAQYIRVMFDEITRILNHLLWLGAHALDVGAMSVFLYAFREREDLFDVYEAVSGARMHAAYYRPGGVYRDLPERMPQHLETKFRSKKEIHKLNDNRQGSVLDFIEDFANRFPGYVDEYETLLTNNRIWKQRTVGVGVVTPERALALGMTGPMLRGSGIAWDLRKKQPYEVYDKLDFDIPVGVNGDCYDRYLVRIEEFRQSNRIIKQCVEWLRKNPGPVISSDNKVAPPDREGMKTNMEDLIHHFKLFTEGFHVPVGEAYAAVEHPKGEFGIYMISDGANKPYRLKIRAPGFPHLAALDEMTKGHMIADLVAIIGTQDIVFGEIDR
- a CDS encoding NADH-quinone oxidoreductase subunit C, with amino-acid sequence MTRLETLKENIETVLGDQITKLTLALNELTIECAAADLIKVTKKLRDHKTLKFEQLIDLCGVDYQDYADGTWEGLRFATVYHLLSVTLNHRIRLRVFATEDDFPVFPTLVELYPVANWFERESFDLFGIMYEGHPDLRRLLTDYGFVGHPFRKDFPMIGNVEMRYDPEQQRVVYQPVSIELRNNVPRVIRDEGFHNG
- a CDS encoding NuoB/complex I 20 kDa subunit family protein codes for the protein MSIEGILEKGFVTTTLDTVINYTRTGSMWPMTFGLACCAVEMMHAGAARYDLDRFGIVFRPSPRQSDVMIVAGTLVNKMAPALRKVYDQMAEPRWVISMGSCANGGGYYHYSYAVVRGCDRIVPVDVYVPGCPPTAEALLYGIIQLQNKIKRTNTIAR
- a CDS encoding NADH-quinone oxidoreductase subunit A, whose amino-acid sequence is MLENYFPILLFVLVGLAVGVGPLVLGKLVSPNRPDAAKNSPYECGFEAFEDARMKFDVRYYLVAILFILFDLEIAFLFPWAVVLKEIGLFGFLAMMVFLGVLVVGFIYEWMKGALEWE
- a CDS encoding putative bifunctional diguanylate cyclase/phosphodiesterase, with protein sequence MNIRVLELDVLNKNKLETENLVDELVSANKLLLAQNAALAHENKELGVIASIFNSQEGMAIVDASLNIVRVNKAFTEITGYSAEEAIGMTPKLLSSGKHDKVFYARMWQSLNNEGRWEGEIWNRRKNGEIYPQYLSIAVVYHAAGHVANYVSTLTDISKGKAAADKISNLAFYDPLTQLPNRRLFLDRLGHELVANNRDVRRGALLFIDLDHFKNLNDTLGHMVGDLLLQQVAARLMLSVRKTDTVARLSGDEFFIFLANLSDNEIECAKRAKELADKMIGLFDTAFLLNEHSYRITASMGVTLFNGDETSIDMVLKQADIAMYQAKAKGRNTVCFFENRMQDDITRYVKLERELTTAIALGQFELFYQVQVDDKQKPFGAEALIRWNHPELGLVSPGYFIEMAEETGLIVPIGQWVLEAACEQLKAWEAIPKMRSLTLAVNISSKQFHQDDFVTHIKHIVKQYGIHPALLKLELTETAFSKNIESLISSMTALKGIGIQFELDDFGTGYSSLQYLKRLPLEQLKIDQSFVREIEYNENDKQIVRTIISMTQNLDLKVIAEGVETENQKQILLDSGCQRFQGYLFGKPLPIAEFEESILNSIA